A single genomic interval of Candidatus Latescibacter sp. harbors:
- a CDS encoding CYTH domain-containing protein, translated as MAFESELKYTVRDKSIFSRIATLREIAAYAARDTGIHRHRDTYFDTPDRCLLQAKVVFRLREEKKHSVLTFKAPGRKGGDFYHRVEIEARTDSKPADITQGHLPDIPPVQEMRKYIGNASLTVTLSVTNNRRIIVLSKQGIPRFEMAFDDVTFSGPGGTGRVLELEVESVAWEDEGLKAVGEWLTGRFDLYPAGPSKYILGMELVGEDPKNKNTEYRSQKSE; from the coding sequence ATGGCTTTTGAATCCGAGCTGAAATATACGGTCAGAGATAAATCAATATTTTCCCGGATTGCTACTCTCCGGGAAATTGCTGCCTACGCCGCCCGGGACACCGGTATTCACCGTCATCGGGACACCTATTTCGACACGCCCGACCGCTGCCTGCTCCAGGCAAAGGTTGTTTTCCGTCTCCGTGAAGAGAAAAAACATTCTGTTCTCACATTCAAAGCCCCGGGAAGAAAAGGCGGGGACTTTTACCACAGGGTGGAAATAGAAGCTCGAACTGACTCCAAACCGGCAGATATTACACAAGGTCATCTCCCGGATATTCCTCCTGTGCAGGAGATGAGAAAATACATCGGAAATGCATCACTGACCGTTACTCTTTCTGTGACCAACAACCGGCGTATTATCGTGCTTTCCAAGCAAGGGATACCACGGTTCGAGATGGCATTTGACGATGTGACATTCAGCGGTCCGGGAGGAACAGGGCGTGTCCTCGAGTTGGAAGTCGAATCAGTCGCCTGGGAGGATGAAGGATTGAAAGCGGTGGGGGAGTGGCTGACCGGGCGTTTCGATCTTTACCCGGCAGGACCTTCGAAATACATCCTTGGTATGGAACTGGTGGGAGAGGATCCAAAAAACAAGAATACAGAGTACAGAAGTCAGAAGTCAGAATGA
- a CDS encoding cytochrome c family protein has translation MKAVLLSLISLIIMALCVSDTLTQSLAEKRAIYAGNSSCLSQCHDKQVNSFKNNKHNKAYDIIKDTARYKALKEKGEEKSCLPCHTTGYGQPGGFKGEETTPDQAKVGCESCHGPGSAHIAVKADDKAGKKASIRRKPDCGICHLIHTHS, from the coding sequence ATGAAGGCAGTATTATTATCGTTAATTTCCTTAATTATCATGGCATTATGTGTTTCCGATACACTTACGCAATCCCTCGCGGAGAAAAGGGCCATATATGCAGGCAACAGCAGTTGTCTCTCTCAATGTCACGACAAACAGGTTAACAGCTTTAAAAATAATAAGCATAACAAAGCATACGACATCATCAAAGACACGGCGCGGTATAAAGCCCTGAAAGAAAAAGGTGAAGAAAAGTCCTGCCTGCCATGTCATACTACCGGTTATGGGCAGCCGGGCGGGTTTAAGGGTGAGGAAACGACGCCCGATCAAGCGAAAGTCGGATGCGAAAGCTGCCACGGCCCCGGAAGCGCTCACATAGCGGTAAAAGCTGATGACAAAGCGGGGAAAAAAGCCTCGATTCGGCGTAAACCTGATTGCGGCATATGCCATCTGATTCATACTCATTCCTGA